TGATGATGGAGCTCGCCGAATGCCGCAGGGTGTATGGCGACCGCTACATCCGCGTCTCGGGATTCGATTCCAGCCATGGCTGGGAGTCGGTGCGCATCTCGTTCCTCGTCAACCGGCCCGCGAAGGAGGCTGAGTTCGAGCTGGTGCGCCAGGAGATGGCCGTACGCTCGGTACGTTACACCACCGTACACCGGCAACCTCGGCCGGCTTCCTCTTAGTCGCTTTCCGCTCGGAGCGACTCTTTCTCCCCGCTCCGACTCCCTGGCGGACAACTGCTTCGCCGTCATTTGCGGCGGCGAAGCCTCTTTATTCGAGGTCCAAGATGCTGGATGTGCCGCACACGACGACCATTGAGGTCAATGAGGTGCCTACTGCGTTTGACCTGCGCAAGGAGGCCGAGGCGGCGGGGATCACGGAGACCTTGCACCAGCTCGAACAAGAGTTGATCGGCTTGAAGCCCGTCAAGCAGCGGGTGCGGCAGATCGCTTCGCTCCTGTTGATTGAGCGGATCCGGCAGCGGGCCGGGCTCGTCTCCTCGGCCCCGACGCTGCACATGTCCTTCACCGGCAATCCCGGCACCGGTAAGACTACCGTCGCCCTGCGCATGGCGAAGATCTTGCACGGCCTCGGCTTCGTGCGGCGCGGACAGGTGATCTCGGTGACGCGCGACGACCTTGTCGGTCAGTATATCGGTCACACTGCGCCGAAGACCAAGGAGATCCTGAAGAAGGCGATGGGCGGCGTACTGTTCATCGACGAGGCCTATTACCTGCACCGGCCCGACAACGAGCGCGACTATGGTCAGGAAGCCATCGAGATCTTGCTGCAAGTCATGGAAAACCAGCGCGAGGATCTCGTCGTCATTCTCGCGGGTTATGGCGAACGGATGACCAGTTTCTTTGCCTCCAATCCAGGCTTCCGATCACGCATCGCCCACCACATCGAGTTTCCCGACTATTCGGAGGCGGAGCTGCTCTACATTGCCGAGCTTATGCTGAGGGAGCGCGGCTACCGCTTCTCGGCCGCGGCACGCGAGTCGTTCGAAAGATACATTGTGCTGCGCCGGACTCAGC
The window above is part of the Bradyrhizobium guangdongense genome. Proteins encoded here:
- a CDS encoding ribulose bisphosphate carboxylase small subunit — protein: MKLTQGCFSFLPDLSDEQITKQVQYCLSKGWAVNIEFTDDPHPRNTYWEMWGLPMFDLADAAGVMMELAECRRVYGDRYIRVSGFDSSHGWESVRISFLVNRPAKEAEFELVRQEMAVRSVRYTTVHRQPRPASS
- the cbbX gene encoding CbbX protein; the encoded protein is MLDVPHTTTIEVNEVPTAFDLRKEAEAAGITETLHQLEQELIGLKPVKQRVRQIASLLLIERIRQRAGLVSSAPTLHMSFTGNPGTGKTTVALRMAKILHGLGFVRRGQVISVTRDDLVGQYIGHTAPKTKEILKKAMGGVLFIDEAYYLHRPDNERDYGQEAIEILLQVMENQREDLVVILAGYGERMTSFFASNPGFRSRIAHHIEFPDYSEAELLYIAELMLRERGYRFSAAARESFERYIVLRRTQPFFSNARSVRNAVDRIRLRQADRLVSDLDRMLEIADLETIDPSDVLASRVFSGGAGSEQATGSKCP